GAAACCTACTTTCAACTTAAATATAATCGTTTACCTTTGCTGTTAAGGTGGCTAAAACGATAATTGGCAATGAGGCATTTTCCGCGTTTCGTAAGTAAAAAACTGAGCCCGCTGTTTTCAACCCGAAAACTTTTGGCAGCGAAATCGCCGCTGTTTTTGCCATTTTACCACACCGTTAGCAACGAGCCTTTACCACACCTCTTAAATTACCCGGTAATTAACGAGAAACAATTTAAGCAGGAAATCGATTTCTATTTGAAGTTTTTTAATCCTGTTTCACTGGAAGAGCTGATGAAGTCACCCAAACCAGGCAGCTTTCATTTGACTTTTGATGACGGGCTGAAAGAGTGTGCCGAAATAATTGCACCTATTCTTTTACAAAAAGGAATACCGGCTACTTTTTTTGTGAATAGCGGTTTTATCGACAACAAAGAACTTTTTCATCGGTACAAAGCCAGTTTAATTGCCAACGAAATGCGCACTCAACCCGATGCCGAGGTGGAAATTTACCTGCACGAAAACAGGATTCCGTTAAAGGAAATCTTGCAAACTCCATTCTCAAAGCGAGAAATACTCGATCATGCAGCAGAGTTACTTGAAATTGATTTTCAGTCGTTTCTGGAAATACAAAAACCTTACATGACGACGTCCCAGATTAAAGACTTGCACAACAAAGGTTTTTCCATTGGAGGGCACAGTCATAAACACCCCGAGTTCTGGAAGATTTCGCAGAAAAAACAACTAAAGCAGGTCAAAAAAAGCATGAAGTGGGTGGAAGAGAATATCAATCCAAAAGTGAAAGCATTTGCATTTCCTTATACCGATAATGGCGTTTCCGGAAAAATGATAAAAAAAATACACGACAAGGGATTCTGCGATATTAGTTTTGGGACGGCCGGCGTTAAATACGACGAAATCTCCAGCCATTTTCAACGCTACCCGGCCGAACAAAATGGTGATTTTGAATTGAATGTAAAAGCAGAATTTCTTTACTTTAAACTGCGTAAAACAATTGGCAAAGCAACAGTAAAACATTGACTTTACAGGTAAAAAAAATACGACAAAGCGAGTTGGAAAACTTTGTAAACAGCAAAGAGTTTCAGAATTATGAAGTGGTTCCCATCTCTCCGATTCGCGCCCGGTCGTATCTTAATAATCCTCATGCACTACCCGATGACATTGTACTTTATCTTGGCTTTATAAATAATAAACTGGTGGCTTTCCGCAGCCTGTTTGCCGACACGTTAAATTCCAATGGTCAGCAAATTCGTTTTGCTTGGTGTAGCGGCAACTGGGTGCACCCTCAACACCGCCGCTTAGGTTATTCGGAACAACTTTTACACGAAGCATACAACGACTGGCACAAAAAACTGGCATTCACCAATTATGCCCCAAATTCGGAAAAGCTGTATTTAAAAACAGGCCTCTTTCAAACGATTCATCAATTTGAAGGAGTACGTGTTTATTTGCTTGCAAAAACAGCCAAACTTTTTCAAGCCAGAATTAATCCTGTTACTGCAGTTCTATTCAAAATCACCGATTTTCTTATTGCGCTTCTGGTTCATTTGACTGGTGCTTTTTATAATCCAAAATCAAGTTCTATGGTTTCCTTTTCAGAATCAGAAAAACCGGATGAAAATTGCTTTCAGTTCATAAAATACAATCCGGTTAACAGTGTTTTTAACCGCGAAGAAACTGAGTTAAAGTGGATTTTTGAGCATCCCTGGTTGTCAGAACACAATAATTTTGAAGCCTCCCGCTACCCATTTTCATCTTTCTCACGAGACTTTTACTACAGAACAATAAAAGTAAAACGAGACAATAAACTGCTGGGCTTTTTTATTTTCTCAGTACGCGAAGGCCATTTAAAAACACTGTATTTTAATCTTGCCGAAGATTGTACAAAAGAAATTGCCACCTTTTTAAAAAAATATTGCCTAAGCAACAAAATTGAGTACGCAACTATTTATAAAAACGATCTGGCAGACCAGCTTTTAAGCAGAAAATTCCCATTTTTGTACGCGAAAAGATACGGGCAAAAAATATACAGTACTTTTCAGGTATCAAATAAAGAGCAACTAACATTTCAGGACGGTGACGGAGATGTCTTCTTCACCTAAAAATATTAAATATGGACATTCGAGTTTTAGGCCACAACCACTCCATTTTAGATCAATATCTGGCAGAGATCCGCGATACAGGAATTCAAACCGACCCACTTCGTTTTCGTGATAACCTTAACCGAATTGGTGAAATTTTTGCTTACGAGATAAGCAAAGAAATGCATTTTGAAATTACCGATGTTACAACTCCACTGGGAGTTGCAAAAGTTCCCAAATTATGCCAACAACCGGTTTTAGCAACTATTTTACGCGCGGGGTTAGCCATGCATAACGGATTGCTGCGTATTTTCGACCGGGCAGAAAACTGTTTTATATCCGCCTTTCGGAAATATACTGAAGGAGGCGAATTCGAAATTGAATTTGAATACATGGCCTCTCCTTCGCTTGATGATAAAGTGGTTATACTTTCTGACCCGATGCTGGCTTCCGGAAAATCGATGGAAATTGGTTATGAAGCTCTGTTCAGCAAGGGAAAACCGGCGCACATTCACCTGGTAGCAATTATTGCCAGCGAAGAAGGTGTTGAATATGTGAAGAACGCAATTAAAGACGAAAATGTGACTTTATGGCTTGGCGCTGTCGATCCTGAAATGACTCCAAAATCGTATATCGTCCCGGGATTGGGCGATGCGGGAGACTTGGCATTTGGCGAAAAAATCGATTCAAAATAAAACAAGAATGCCATCCCAAAACAGGGATGGCATTTCCTTAAAACTCTCTCAAACTATCCTTCTGCAATTCTATCTTAAAAATATACCTCAACGGTAATATTCTCTCTTCCAAATCCTTTGTCGCTTAAAATCTCCATCGAGTCGAAGATCATATCGCTGTTTCCACACAGATAAAA
This is a stretch of genomic DNA from uncultured Draconibacterium sp.. It encodes these proteins:
- a CDS encoding polysaccharide deacetylase family protein, with protein sequence MRHFPRFVSKKLSPLFSTRKLLAAKSPLFLPFYHTVSNEPLPHLLNYPVINEKQFKQEIDFYLKFFNPVSLEELMKSPKPGSFHLTFDDGLKECAEIIAPILLQKGIPATFFVNSGFIDNKELFHRYKASLIANEMRTQPDAEVEIYLHENRIPLKEILQTPFSKREILDHAAELLEIDFQSFLEIQKPYMTTSQIKDLHNKGFSIGGHSHKHPEFWKISQKKQLKQVKKSMKWVEENINPKVKAFAFPYTDNGVSGKMIKKIHDKGFCDISFGTAGVKYDEISSHFQRYPAEQNGDFELNVKAEFLYFKLRKTIGKATVKH
- a CDS encoding GNAT family N-acetyltransferase; the encoded protein is MTLQVKKIRQSELENFVNSKEFQNYEVVPISPIRARSYLNNPHALPDDIVLYLGFINNKLVAFRSLFADTLNSNGQQIRFAWCSGNWVHPQHRRLGYSEQLLHEAYNDWHKKLAFTNYAPNSEKLYLKTGLFQTIHQFEGVRVYLLAKTAKLFQARINPVTAVLFKITDFLIALLVHLTGAFYNPKSSSMVSFSESEKPDENCFQFIKYNPVNSVFNREETELKWIFEHPWLSEHNNFEASRYPFSSFSRDFYYRTIKVKRDNKLLGFFIFSVREGHLKTLYFNLAEDCTKEIATFLKKYCLSNKIEYATIYKNDLADQLLSRKFPFLYAKRYGQKIYSTFQVSNKEQLTFQDGDGDVFFT
- the upp gene encoding uracil phosphoribosyltransferase yields the protein MDIRVLGHNHSILDQYLAEIRDTGIQTDPLRFRDNLNRIGEIFAYEISKEMHFEITDVTTPLGVAKVPKLCQQPVLATILRAGLAMHNGLLRIFDRAENCFISAFRKYTEGGEFEIEFEYMASPSLDDKVVILSDPMLASGKSMEIGYEALFSKGKPAHIHLVAIIASEEGVEYVKNAIKDENVTLWLGAVDPEMTPKSYIVPGLGDAGDLAFGEKIDSK